The Phoenix dactylifera cultivar Barhee BC4 chromosome 9, palm_55x_up_171113_PBpolish2nd_filt_p, whole genome shotgun sequence genome window below encodes:
- the LOC103701820 gene encoding selenoprotein K-like, whose amino-acid sequence MAYVENGVVKQKRTVWRLSIISDFFWAIVNFIGVFFVTMFSMEKSNEYKKGSGSSKKWDGGPGGGPGGSHGRGPYGGGGGPRGPRTLADLRSNDHSSLPACGSCCGG is encoded by the exons GTGTTGTGAAACAAAAGCGGACTGTTTGGAGGTTGAGCATAATATCAGATTTCTTCTGGGCTATTGTGAATTTCATTGGTGTATTCTTTGTCACAATGTTCTCG AtggaaaaatcaaatgaataCAAGAAAGGGTCAGGCTCTAGTAAGAAATGGGATGGTGGCCCTGGTGGAGGCCCTGGAGGTAGTCATGGAAGGGGTCcatatggtggtggtggtggtcctCGTGGGCCACGTACATTGGCTGATCTCAGATCAAATGATCATA GTTCTCTTCCTGCATGTGGATCCTGCTGTGGAGGCTAA